In Ramlibacter sp., the sequence GGCAGAGATTTTTGTCGCTGCAGTCGAAAGTGGTATGCGCACACTGAAGATGGACGGCATGGAGAAGATCATGATGGGAATCACGGACCTCAAGCAGGTGCGGTCGGTCTGCATCAAGTGACTGCACAAAAATGTCAGTTTTCTGCGAGGAATGGCAGAACTTGTTTCACGTATTGACGTCTGTGGCGCAAAACGGCGGGCTGTTGCCTGTTTCAACACGCTGAAGTCTTGGCACAGAAGCTGCTCTTTCCCTTGGCCCAACTTTTTTCACTGAGGAGTTTTTAAATGAAGCGTTCCATGCAAAAGGGTTTTACCCTGATCGAATTGATGATCGTGGTTGCGATCATCGGTATTCTGGCCGCCGTGGCCCTGCCTGCTTACCAGGACTACACCAAGCGCGCCAAGATGTCTGAAGTGATTCTGGCGTCGTCGGCTTGCCGCACGTCGATCACCGAAGTGTTCCAGACCAACAGCGCGACCAGTTTGCCTGCTGCTGGGCAATGGGGCTGCGAGAGCTCCACTGCCACGTCCAAATATGTGAAGAAGGTCGATACTGATGCCAATGGCGGCATCATCGTAACTGCCACTGGTTTTGGTGACACCGCCATTGACGATGCGACGGTAAGCTTGGTGCCGACCGCCGCCGGTAATGGGGCCATCACGGCTTCCGCTCCGCTGTCGCAGTGGATTTGTGGCAACCGCGCAGTCCTGAACGGCGGTTCCGCCGTGACGACGGTTCCTGCCAAGGTCTTGCCGGGTTCCTGCCGCGGTAGCTGATGATTCGGGCTTTTTTGCCCGTGATGGAAACGCCCCCTTGGGGGCGTTTTTCGTTGGGCGCCCTGGTTGCGCTTGTGGGCGGGCCGAGCCTCTTGCTGGTGAGTTGGCTTGCCACGGAGCATTTTCCACCTTGGGTCAGTTGGCATCTGGAGGCGGCGGCTTTTGTCGCCGTATATCTGTCTGCCCTGACCGGGTTGGCGGTCGTGCTGCGTCGCCGCAAGAGTTTCACAGTAGGTAT encodes:
- a CDS encoding pilin; protein product: MKRSMQKGFTLIELMIVVAIIGILAAVALPAYQDYTKRAKMSEVILASSACRTSITEVFQTNSATSLPAAGQWGCESSTATSKYVKKVDTDANGGIIVTATGFGDTAIDDATVSLVPTAAGNGAITASAPLSQWICGNRAVLNGGSAVTTVPAKVLPGSCRGS